In Nicotiana tabacum cultivar K326 chromosome 19, ASM71507v2, whole genome shotgun sequence, one DNA window encodes the following:
- the LOC107795167 gene encoding uncharacterized protein LOC107795167 gives MPLQMPMSRQFLNPPNHHYLLVFLTFLLFHDFTLSSNAANNEVHVLFSWLHSTTSPIPPDFSNWNPLDLNPCKWSHIVCSSHLFVTEIDIQSIQLALPFPSNLSSLQSLQKLTISGANLTGTIPLDIGDCTSLVTLDVSSNSLIGSIPETIGKLKNLQDLILNSNQLTGKIPVEVGNCINLKNLVIFDNMLSGNLPAELGKLGVLEVIRAGGNKDIEGKIPVELGNCNNLIVLGLADTKISGSLPSSLGNLKKLQVLSIYTTMLSGQIPPEIGNCSELVDLYLYQNSLSGSMPAELGKLQKVEKLLLWQNNLDGPIPDKIGNCQSLVILDLSLNFLSGSIPWTFGNLTNLQELMISNNNISGSIPSVLSNATNLVQLQMDTNQISGSIPPEIGQLKELNVFFAWQNKLEGSIPPALAGCRSLEALDLSHNSLTGSLPPDLFQLTNLTKLLLISNDISGYIPPEIGNCRSLIRVRLVSNKISGQIPREIGYLDNLSFLDLSENHLKGSLPEEIGNCNALQMLNLSNNTLSATLPSSLSSLSRLEVLDVSLNQFSGQIPASYGQLTSLNRLVLSKNAFSGSIPPTLGNCSSLQLLDLSSNELSGNMPVELFDIQALDIALNLSWNVLTGVIPPQISALNKLSVLDFSHNQLEGDLLALSGLENLVSLNVSYNNFTGYLPDKKLFRQLSAAELAGNKGLCSLGHDSCFLSSAGGGGMMRYGNVRRSWRLKLAIALLTVVTIALAILGMMAVYRLRKMSREDTDSELGGGDSSPWKFTPFQKLNFSVEQILRCLVESNVIGKGCSGIVYCAELENGEAIAVKKLWPTTLATGYNCQNSKSGVSGEVRDSFSTEVKTLGSIRHKNIVRFLGCCWNQNTRLLMYDYMPNGSLGFVLHERSGGCLEWELRYKIVLGAAQGLAYLHHDCTPPIIHRDIKANNILIGLDFEPYIADFGLAKLVDDGDFARSSNTVAGSYGYIAPEYGYMTKITEKTDVYSFGVVVLEVLTGKQPIDPTIPDGQHIVDWVRQKRGNAEVLDVSLHARPESEIEEMMQTIGVAMLCVNPSPDDRPTMKDVAAMLKEIRHEREEYQKVDMLLKDGESLRNDNKSTSDGGPSSKMHSLYLQSNNTSFSASSLLHSSSSNTKIGFK, from the exons ATGCCATTGCAAATGCCAATGTCGAGGCAATTCTTGAACCCCCCAAATCACCATTATCTTCTTGTCTTCCTCACCTTTCTTCTATTCCATGATTTTACTCTTTCCTCTAATGCTGCAAACAATGAAGTTCATGTGCTATTTTCTTGGCTTCATTCCACTACTTCACCAATTCCTCCTGACTTCTCAAACTGGAATCCTTTAGACCTCAACCCTTGTAAATGGTCTCATATAGTTTGTTCTTCTCATCTTTTTGTGACAGAAATTGATATTCAATCCATTCAGTTGGCTCTTCCTTTCCCTTCCAATCTTTCCTCTCTACAATCCCTTCAAAAACTAACCATTTCTGGTGCTAATCTCACTGGAACAATCCCACTTGACATTGGAGATTGCACTTCACTTGTAACACTTGATGTCAGTTCAAATAGTCTTATTGGTAGCATTCCAGAAACTATCGGTAAGCTTAAAAACCTTCAAGATTTGATTTTGAACTCCAATCAGCTGACAGGGAAAATCCCAGTAGAGGTTGGCAATTGCATTAACCTGAAAAATCTTGTTATTTTTGACAATATGCTTAGTGGGAATCTCCCTGCTGAACTGGGAAAACTTGGAGTTTTGGAAGTTATAAGAGCAGGAGGGAACAAAGATATTGAAGGGAAAATCCCAGTTGAGCTTGGAAATTGCAACAACTTGATAGTGTTGGGACTTGCTGACACTAAGATTTCAGGTTCTCTTCCTTCATCATTGGGTAATTTGAAAAAGCTTCAAGTTTTGTCAATATATACTACAATGCTTTCTGGCCAAATACCACCTGAAATAGGCAACTGCTCAGAGCTGGTTGACTTGTATTTGTACCAAAATAGTTTGTCAGGTTCCATGCCAGCAGAGCTGGGAAAGCTTCAGAAAGTGGAAAAGTTGCTGCTTTGGCAAAATAATCTTGATGGTCCAATTCCTGATAAAATTGGGAACTGTCAAAGTTTGGTCATTCTTGATCTTTCTTTGAATTTTTTAAGTGGAAGCATACCTTGGACTTTTGGGAATCTTACTAATCTTCAAGAGTTGATGATTAGTAACAACAACATTTCTGGTTCAATCCCATCTGTTCTTTCTAATGCCACAAATTTGGTACAGCTGCAAATGGACACTAATCAAATTTCAGGATCAATTCCACCGGAAATCGGAcagttgaaggagttaaatgtCTTTTTTGCTTGGCAGAACAAGCTTGAGGGAAGCATTCCTCCTGCATTGGCTGGTTGCAGAAGCCTAGAAGCTTTGGATTTATCACACAATTCTCTCACTGGTAGTTTACCCCCTGACCTTTTTCAGTTAACTAATTTAACCAAGCTTCTCTTGATTTCAAATGATATTTCTGGTTATATCCCTCCTGAGATAGGTAATTGTCGTTCTCTTATACGTGTACGACTTGTTAGCAATAAAATTAGTGGACAAATTCCAAGAGAAATAGGATATCTAGACAATCttagttttcttgatctttctgAGAATCATCTTAAAGGATCACTTCCTGAGGAGATTGGCAATTGCAATGCACTGCAAATGCTGAACCTATCGAATAACACTCTAAGTGCCACTTTACCTAGCTCTCTTTCTTCTCTCAGTAGGCTTGAGGTTTTGGATGTTTCCTTGAATCAGTTTAGCGGTCAGATTCCAGCAAGCTATGGTCAACTTACTTCCCTTAACCGACTTGTTCTTAGTAAGAATGCTTTCTCTGGATCGATTCCCCCAACTCTAGGCAATTGCTCAAGCCTTCAACTGCTTGATCTAAGCAGCAATGAGCTCTCAGGAAACATGCCAGTGGAATTGTTTGACATTCAGGCACTTGACATTGCCTTGAATTTAAGCTGGAATGTCTTGACTGGGGTAATCCCACCACAGATATCCGCCTTGAACAAACTTTCAGTACTAGACTTTTCCCACAACCAGCTCGAAGGAGACTTATTGGCTCTTTCGGGGCTTGAAAATCTGGTTTCCCTAAATGTTTCCTACAACAATTTCACTGGCTATCTCCCTGATAAAAAGTTGTTCAGGCAATTATCGGCAGCAGAGTTGGCTGGCAATAAAGGCTTATGCTCCTTGGGACATGATTCTTGTTTCTTGAGCAGTGCTGGAGGCGGGGGAATGATGAGATATGGCAATGTAAGACGGTCATGGAGGCTGAAATTGGCGATTGCACTTCTTACAGTGGTGACTATAGCCTTGGCAATCCTTGGAATGATGGCAGTTTATAGATTGAGAAAAATGAGCAGAGAAGATACTGATTCTGAATTGGGAGGAGGTGATTCATCACCTTGGAAGTTTACCCCATTCCAGAAACTGAATTTTTCTGTTGAACAAATTTTGAGATGCCTAGTGGAATCCAATGTGATTGGAAAAGGATGCTCGGGAATTGTTTATTGTGCagaacttgaaaatggtgaagcAATTGCAGTCAAGAAGCTATGGCCTACCACATTGGCAACTGGATATAACTGTCAAAATTCAAAGTCTGGAGTTAGTGGTGAAGTTCGTGATTCTTTCTCAACCGAGGTAAAAACACTTGGCTCAATCCGTCACAAGAACATCGTGAGGTTCTTAGGCTGCTGCTGGAATCAAAACACTAGGTTGCTCATGTATGACTACATGCCTAACGGAAGCCTAGGCTTCGTTCTACATGAACGAAGTGGTGGATGCTTGGAGTGGGAGTTGAGATACAAGATTGTACTTGGTGCAGCTCAAGGGCTTGCTTATTTACACCATGATTGTACACCTCCAATTATTCATAGGGATATCAAGGCCAACAACATTCTCATTGGCCTTGACTTTGAGCCCTACATTGCTGATTTTGGTCTAGCCAAACTTGTCGATGATGGAGATTTTGCACGATCCTCCAATACAGTAGCTGGCTCCTATGGATACATAGCACCAG AGTATGGATACATGACAAAGATAACAGAGAAAACTGATGTTTATAGCTTTGGAGTTGTTGTCTTGGAAGTTTTAACAGGAAAGCAGCCAATTGATCCAACCATACCTGATGGACAACACATTGTGGATTGGGTAAGGCAAAAAAGAGGCAATGCTGAAGTCTTGGATGTGAGTTTACATGCTCGGCCCGAATCAGAAATTGAGGAGATGATGCAGACCATAGGAGTGGCTATGCTATGCGTTAATCCATCGCCAGATGATAGACCGACAATGAAGGATGTCGCGGCAATGCTCAAAGAGATAAGACATGAGAGAGAGGAGTACCAGAAAGTTGATATGCTCCTCAAAGATGGAGAGTCATTAAGAAATGACAATAAGAGTACTAGTGATGGAGGACCATCTTCAAAGATGCATAGCTTGTATTTGCAAAGTAATAATACAAGCTTTTCTGCATCTTCATTGTTACATTCTTCTTCCTCCAACACCAAGATTGGTTTCAAATAG